In Flavivirga abyssicola, the following are encoded in one genomic region:
- a CDS encoding NHL repeat-containing protein yields MKNNVLGLVLMILLLGFSCKEKRETKQTKLEPKKTPTLNLVWQTDTLLTTSEAVLYHKESDIIFVANVNKSPWEKDNNGFLSTIDTKGNILELKWLEGLSGPKGMGVFDGKLYVNDIDRIVEIDIKTQKIINTYTVDGEPQLNDITISPEGVVYASGSSTNLIYVLENEELIKHKIDTEGRLNGLLHQDENMYFLDSGKHYFGSYNFNSKTSEILTTDIGHGDGIVRLENGDFIVSSWMGEIFYIDSTNWKKIQLLDTREKAINSADIDYIPETQMLLVPTFFNNRVMCYKLDL; encoded by the coding sequence ATGAAAAATAATGTTTTAGGGCTCGTTTTAATGATCCTCTTGTTAGGGTTTTCATGTAAAGAAAAAAGAGAAACAAAACAGACTAAGTTGGAACCCAAAAAAACACCAACCCTAAATTTAGTCTGGCAAACAGATACGCTTCTAACAACTAGTGAAGCTGTTTTATATCATAAAGAGTCAGATATTATTTTTGTTGCTAATGTTAATAAATCTCCATGGGAAAAAGACAATAATGGCTTTTTATCAACCATAGATACCAAAGGCAATATTTTAGAATTAAAATGGCTCGAAGGCTTAAGTGGTCCTAAAGGAATGGGGGTTTTTGATGGTAAATTATATGTGAACGATATTGATAGAATTGTAGAAATAGACATAAAAACACAAAAAATAATCAATACTTATACTGTTGATGGAGAACCGCAATTAAACGATATTACTATAAGTCCCGAAGGTGTAGTATATGCATCGGGATCCAGTACAAATTTGATTTATGTTTTAGAAAATGAAGAGCTTATTAAGCATAAAATAGATACCGAAGGTCGATTAAACGGGTTACTACATCAAGATGAAAATATGTACTTTCTGGATTCTGGAAAACACTATTTTGGAAGCTATAATTTCAATTCGAAGACCTCAGAAATATTAACAACAGATATTGGACATGGGGATGGTATTGTTAGATTAGAAAATGGAGATTTCATTGTTTCTAGCTGGATGGGTGAGATTTTTTATATTGATTCAACTAATTGGAAAAAAATTCAATTGCTAGATACTAGAGAAAAAGCTATTAATTCTGCAGATATTGATTATATACCAGAAACTCAAATGTTACTGGTACCTACCTTTTTTAATAATCGGGTTATGTGTTACAAGCTCGATTTGTAA
- a CDS encoding sulfatase-like hydrolase/transferase, with the protein MKSLFKITPLFTTITLLIISHFQGISQSPNIVFILLDDLGYADVGFNGGTDIATPNIDALADNGTIFTSAYVTHPFCGPSRAGLMTGRYPHKIGAQYNLNDNEYVLGVDTNETFFSKVLQDAGYNTALIGKWHLGQSAAHQPNSRGFDYFYGMLTGGHNYFTKTAANGGFNGAYNRDLRENGGLANEPANEYITDLFSDKGVAFIQDAETNDSDPFFLFMSYNAPHSPIQSKTSDENILTNPPYSFSYSNDRRKQYAAMVYAVDRGIKNIVDALIAANELDNTLIVFLSDNGGRLDNTGMANNAPLRGAKGDTYEGGFRVPMFMHWPDGNIPIGASYDYPVSSLDLYPTFVNLAGASIPNGKEIDGKDILNNIIINTNARAGESIFAMRHKKINNVGIRRDQWKAYTTGNGVWRLYNIDNDKGESNNLSAQYPAILNSMIDDAYQWSKTHITPQFFDSIEAENNWNANLPKFEITFPGYLSVEDILIDETVSGYVYPNPTVKSNLTITFNGNLTNAVDVIIYDTLGHPVQIEKNLLKESPNKVGLKLNPNITNGNYFIHITSGTNSFSKAFIINR; encoded by the coding sequence ATGAAATCACTTTTTAAAATTACCCCATTATTTACTACAATTACATTATTAATTATTAGTCATTTCCAAGGCATAAGTCAATCTCCTAATATTGTCTTTATTTTATTAGATGATTTAGGCTATGCAGATGTTGGCTTTAATGGGGGCACAGACATAGCGACTCCAAATATTGATGCTTTGGCAGATAACGGAACTATTTTCACCTCAGCTTATGTAACACATCCTTTTTGTGGGCCAAGTCGCGCTGGTTTAATGACAGGTAGATACCCCCATAAAATAGGCGCCCAATATAATTTGAATGATAATGAATATGTTTTAGGAGTTGATACAAACGAAACTTTTTTTAGTAAGGTTTTACAAGATGCAGGGTATAATACCGCTTTAATTGGTAAATGGCATCTTGGCCAATCGGCAGCACATCAACCAAATTCACGCGGTTTCGATTATTTCTACGGTATGCTAACTGGAGGACATAATTATTTTACCAAAACAGCTGCAAACGGTGGATTTAATGGAGCCTACAATAGAGATTTACGAGAAAATGGAGGGCTTGCTAATGAGCCTGCCAATGAATATATTACAGATTTATTTTCTGATAAAGGTGTTGCTTTTATTCAAGATGCCGAGACCAATGACAGTGATCCATTTTTTTTGTTTATGTCCTACAATGCGCCACACTCTCCGATTCAATCCAAAACATCAGATGAAAATATATTAACAAATCCACCCTATTCATTTTCATATTCTAATGATAGAAGAAAACAATATGCGGCTATGGTTTATGCCGTTGATAGAGGTATAAAAAATATTGTAGATGCATTAATCGCAGCTAATGAATTGGATAACACTCTAATCGTTTTTCTAAGTGATAATGGCGGTAGATTGGACAATACTGGTATGGCCAACAATGCTCCTTTAAGAGGTGCTAAAGGAGACACTTACGAAGGTGGTTTTCGGGTACCCATGTTCATGCATTGGCCTGATGGCAATATTCCGATTGGTGCAAGTTATGACTACCCTGTTTCTTCTTTAGATTTATATCCTACGTTTGTTAATCTAGCAGGAGCATCAATTCCGAATGGTAAGGAAATAGACGGTAAAGACATTTTAAACAATATTATTATTAATACAAATGCCCGTGCTGGTGAATCTATATTTGCCATGAGACATAAAAAGATTAATAATGTAGGTATAAGACGTGACCAATGGAAAGCTTATACGACTGGTAATGGTGTGTGGCGTCTATACAATATTGATAATGACAAAGGAGAATCCAATAATTTAAGCGCTCAGTACCCAGCAATACTTAACTCTATGATTGATGATGCTTATCAATGGTCTAAAACCCATATAACACCTCAATTTTTTGATAGTATTGAAGCAGAAAACAATTGGAATGCCAATCTTCCAAAATTCGAAATTACATTTCCTGGTTATTTATCGGTCGAAGATATTCTTATAGATGAAACTGTTTCTGGCTATGTTTACCCAAATCCTACAGTAAAATCTAACCTTACAATAACTTTCAATGGTAATTTAACAAACGCTGTTGATGTTATTATTTATGATACCTTAGGTCATCCAGTACAAATTGAAAAAAACCTTTTAAAAGAATCGCCAAATAAGGTTGGATTAAAGCTAAATCCAAATATTACTAACGGAAACTATTTTATACACATTACTTCTGGGACTAATTCTTTTAGCAAAGCATTTATAATTAATCGCTAA
- a CDS encoding ABC transporter ATP-binding protein, translating to MIEVKNLHKSFNGVEVLKGISTSFEKGKTNLIIGQSGSGKTVFLKCLLGLFDYEEGSIAYDGKIFSQLTEDEKRNLRAEIGMVFQGSALFDSMTIAENVMFPLQMFTEQSKSEMEDRVDFVLKRVNLDKAHNKMPSEASGGMQKRVAIARAIVNNPKYLFCDEPNSGLDPKTAIVIDNLIQEITDEYQITTVINSHDMNSVMEIGEKIVFLKDGLKAWEGSNKTIFKTDNEVVTDFVYSSELMKKVRQMYIEEKQ from the coding sequence ATGATAGAAGTAAAAAACTTACATAAATCGTTTAATGGTGTTGAAGTTTTAAAAGGCATTAGCACAAGCTTTGAAAAAGGAAAAACAAATCTTATAATCGGACAAAGTGGTTCTGGAAAAACTGTTTTTCTTAAATGCTTGTTAGGCTTATTTGATTACGAAGAAGGTTCTATTGCATATGATGGAAAAATATTTTCGCAATTAACCGAAGATGAAAAACGTAATCTACGTGCTGAAATTGGTATGGTATTTCAAGGGAGTGCTTTATTTGATTCTATGACCATTGCAGAGAATGTGATGTTTCCCCTGCAAATGTTTACTGAACAAAGCAAAAGCGAAATGGAAGATCGTGTCGATTTTGTGTTAAAACGTGTTAATTTAGACAAAGCCCATAATAAAATGCCTAGCGAAGCCTCTGGAGGTATGCAAAAACGGGTTGCTATAGCTAGAGCCATCGTAAACAATCCTAAATACTTGTTTTGTGATGAACCTAATTCTGGGTTAGATCCCAAGACTGCTATTGTTATAGACAACCTTATCCAAGAGATTACCGACGAGTACCAAATTACAACGGTCATTAATTCACATGACATGAATTCTGTTATGGAGATTGGTGAAAAAATCGTGTTTTTAAAAGACGGACTAAAAGCTTGGGAAGGTTCTAATAAAACCATTTTCAAAACAGATAATGAAGTAGTTACAGACTTTGTATATTCTTCTGAGCTTATGAAAAAAGTACGTCAGATGTATATTGAGGAGAAACAGTGA
- a CDS encoding MlaE family ABC transporter permease: MTYLHNIGAYFLMIVEMFRKPTKWSVMKKLIFKDIDDLVIGSLGIIAFISFFVGGVITIQTALNINNPLIPKYLVGFATKQSIILEFAPTFTSIIMAGKVGSFITSSIGTMRVTEQIDALEVMGINSLNYLVLPKTIALLLYPFAIAIGMFLGILGGMAACVFGGYTSLEDYVLGIQTDFEAFHVIYSFIKTFVFAFILATIPSFHGYYMKGGALEVGKASTTSFVWTSVVIILLNYILTDMMLGS, from the coding sequence ATGACATACCTTCATAACATTGGTGCTTATTTTTTAATGATAGTTGAGATGTTTCGCAAGCCAACTAAATGGTCTGTGATGAAGAAATTAATATTTAAAGATATTGATGATTTAGTTATAGGTTCGCTCGGTATTATAGCATTTATTTCCTTTTTTGTTGGTGGTGTTATAACGATTCAAACCGCCTTAAATATAAACAACCCACTTATTCCTAAATATTTAGTTGGATTTGCTACCAAACAATCTATTATATTAGAATTTGCTCCTACCTTTACTTCTATAATAATGGCTGGAAAAGTTGGTTCTTTTATAACGTCCAGCATAGGCACGATGCGTGTTACCGAACAAATAGATGCTTTAGAAGTTATGGGCATAAACTCATTAAATTATCTAGTTCTGCCCAAAACAATTGCTTTACTTTTATACCCTTTTGCTATTGCTATAGGGATGTTTTTAGGGATTCTTGGTGGTATGGCAGCATGTGTTTTTGGTGGTTACACTTCATTAGAGGATTATGTTTTAGGAATCCAAACCGATTTTGAAGCTTTTCATGTAATTTATTCTTTTATAAAGACTTTTGTATTTGCATTTATTCTTGCTACAATCCCTTCATTTCACGGTTATTATATGAAAGGCGGCGCTCTTGAGGTTGGAAAAGCAAGCACCACATCTTTTGTTTGGACATCGGTTGTAATAATTCTGTTAAATTATATATTAACTGATATGATGCTAGGCTCATGA
- the pafA gene encoding alkaline phosphatase PafA, which translates to MSCKAQNTKKENIATHTVIESNPKLVVGIVVDQMRYDYLTRFYNKFGEGGFKRMVNEGFNCKNNHFNYIPTYTGPGHTSIYTGTTPKYHGIIGNNWYDKEIKKMVYCAGDGSVQSVGTKNTAGQMSPHRMKTSTFPDENRLFTQMRGKTIGISIKDRGAILPAGHTANAAYWFHGKDEGHWISSSFYMNDLPNWVKDFNASDAAESYFKVWNTLYNIDSYVESGSDLNTFEGGFKGKETATFPYDLKALKKENGGFDILKSTAYGNSLTTDFALAALDGEQLGKDAITDVLAISYSSTDYIGHNFGVNSKEIEDTYLRLDKDLERLFSILDTKVGKGMYTVFLTADHGAVDVPAYLQSVKIPAGYLKNSERKEKFQKFLKDTFETTDILENISNNQIFLNRERIKTLGLNLSDVQDAIVNEQITYKNISKAYTATTMSSVDFTTGVEVLLQNGFNQKRSGDILLVDDPAYISYGKTGSTHGSGLNYDTHVPLLFFGKGIKKGQTYQKTTITDIAPTMSALLSISFPNGTTGQPLEFVLD; encoded by the coding sequence ATGTCTTGTAAGGCACAAAACACTAAAAAAGAAAACATTGCCACTCATACAGTAATTGAGTCGAACCCAAAATTAGTTGTAGGCATTGTAGTAGACCAAATGCGATACGATTACTTAACACGATTTTATAATAAGTTTGGTGAAGGTGGTTTTAAACGTATGGTAAATGAAGGTTTTAATTGTAAAAACAATCATTTTAATTATATACCAACCTATACAGGACCAGGTCATACGTCTATTTATACAGGAACAACTCCAAAGTATCATGGTATTATTGGGAATAATTGGTATGATAAAGAAATTAAAAAAATGGTGTATTGTGCTGGAGATGGTTCTGTTCAGTCTGTTGGTACTAAAAATACAGCAGGTCAAATGTCTCCTCACAGAATGAAAACATCAACATTTCCTGATGAGAATAGATTGTTTACTCAAATGAGAGGTAAAACTATAGGCATTTCAATTAAGGATAGAGGCGCTATTTTACCTGCAGGTCATACGGCGAATGCAGCTTATTGGTTTCATGGCAAAGATGAAGGTCATTGGATTTCAAGTTCATTTTATATGAATGATTTACCAAATTGGGTAAAAGATTTCAATGCATCCGATGCCGCAGAATCTTATTTTAAAGTTTGGAATACTTTATATAACATTGATTCGTATGTAGAGAGTGGAAGCGATTTAAATACATTTGAGGGTGGCTTTAAAGGAAAAGAAACGGCAACGTTTCCTTATGATTTAAAGGCATTAAAAAAAGAAAATGGAGGCTTTGATATTTTAAAATCTACAGCCTATGGCAATAGCTTAACTACAGATTTCGCTCTGGCAGCATTAGATGGAGAACAATTAGGTAAAGATGCTATCACAGATGTTTTAGCAATTAGTTATTCTAGTACAGATTATATTGGACATAACTTTGGCGTAAACTCAAAAGAAATTGAAGATACTTATCTACGATTAGATAAGGATTTAGAAAGACTATTCTCCATTCTTGATACCAAAGTAGGAAAAGGAATGTACACCGTGTTTTTAACAGCAGACCATGGAGCAGTAGATGTACCTGCGTATTTACAGTCTGTTAAAATTCCAGCAGGATATTTAAAGAACTCCGAACGCAAAGAAAAATTCCAGAAATTTCTAAAAGATACTTTTGAAACAACAGATATTTTGGAAAACATTAGTAACAATCAAATTTTCTTAAATAGAGAAAGAATAAAAACCTTAGGATTAAATTTAAGTGATGTCCAAGATGCTATTGTGAATGAACAAATAACGTACAAGAATATTTCAAAAGCTTATACGGCAACAACAATGAGTTCTGTCGATTTTACTACTGGAGTTGAAGTGCTATTACAAAATGGATTTAATCAAAAAAGATCGGGAGATATATTATTAGTAGATGACCCAGCTTATATTTCTTATGGGAAAACAGGATCTACGCATGGTAGTGGGTTAAATTACGATACACATGTACCACTTTTATTTTTCGGAAAAGGCATAAAAAAGGGGCAGACCTATCAAAAAACAACAATAACTGATATTGCTCCAACCATGTCTGCGCTTTTAAGTATTAGTTTCCCAAATGGAACAACAGGACAACCACTAGAGTTTGTTTTAGATTAG
- a CDS encoding DNA/RNA non-specific endonuclease — MNKKIIYSLVAILIVFGIYGYEYFLEEEATIQIVETGKEVKNNTNEYFLPTSTTGQIIHHEGYSLSYSEPHEQAEWVAYELKKSHLSNSNFKRPYFEIDKAVKTGAAHWRSYKNSGYDRGHLCPAGDKRYSKIAHDETFLTSNISPQEHQFNSGIWNKLEQKVRYWARKYDGVFVVTGGVLKGEMDAIGNDEVSVPNQFYKVLIDNNSGKTKMIAFLMPHKKSNAPLYEFVVSVDTIEALTGIDFFPQLDDTLETQLESSSSYKGWSFN; from the coding sequence ATGAATAAAAAGATAATTTACTCACTAGTAGCAATCCTTATTGTTTTTGGGATATATGGCTACGAGTATTTTTTAGAGGAAGAAGCAACAATTCAGATTGTTGAAACTGGTAAAGAAGTTAAAAATAATACAAATGAATATTTTTTACCTACCAGTACTACAGGTCAAATAATTCATCATGAGGGGTACTCATTGTCTTATAGTGAACCACATGAGCAGGCAGAGTGGGTTGCCTATGAATTAAAAAAATCCCATTTATCAAATAGTAATTTTAAACGCCCTTATTTTGAAATAGATAAAGCGGTAAAAACAGGTGCGGCACACTGGAGGAGTTACAAAAATTCTGGGTATGACCGCGGACATTTGTGTCCAGCAGGAGATAAGCGGTACAGTAAAATAGCTCATGATGAAACATTTTTAACAAGTAATATCAGCCCGCAAGAGCACCAATTTAATTCTGGTATTTGGAACAAACTAGAACAGAAAGTACGCTATTGGGCAAGGAAATATGATGGTGTTTTTGTAGTTACAGGAGGTGTTTTAAAAGGAGAAATGGATGCTATAGGTAATGATGAGGTATCCGTTCCAAATCAATTTTATAAAGTATTAATCGATAATAATTCTGGTAAAACAAAAATGATAGCGTTTTTAATGCCGCATAAAAAGTCGAATGCTCCATTATATGAATTTGTTGTTTCTGTAGATACTATTGAAGCTTTAACAGGAATAGATTTCTTTCCCCAATTAGATGATACTTTAGAAACTCAACTTGAATCTTCAAGTAGTTATAAAGGCTGGAGTTTTAATTAA